The following are encoded in a window of Malassezia japonica chromosome 7, complete sequence genomic DNA:
- a CDS encoding uncharacterized protein (EggNog:ENOG503P58Q; COG:S) — translation MHEHAPKPVAGASDAPTDAIEDTNTAESGALRAKRAHDAVELPAKRAKPSISLSMWLTSSGESADPEQLPPPSTCAAARIEDRSSVFVGYVYPLTTASPTKIAALLDNLTRVVHPSIPVGMLPPQFQHSAPNRRGSTHDMYAYRVLQLKPGRTGLGGPSDFGMEHGQEDDGEAYGAEKIMRVIRELGASDVLVVVSRWYGGQLLGPARFDHITNVARAALQHYLQDETVREKRTQLQALDRRLARARHPDQEPPPPDPYADLTLDRAERLLLARTKALQVLQRKAAEASQQST, via the coding sequence ATGCACGAGCATGCTCCCAAGCCAGTGGCGGGGGCGTCGGACGCGCCGACAGACGCGATAGAGGATACCAACACCGCCGAGAGTGGTGCACTGCGCGCAAAGAGAGCACACGATGCGGTTGAGCTGccggcgaagcgcgccaagCCGTCGATATCCTTGTCCATGTGGCTCACCTCCTCCGGCGAAAGCGCGGATCCGGAGCAGCTACCGCCCCCGTCGACgtgtgcagcggcgcgcatcgaggacCGCAGCTCGGTGTTTGTCGGCTACGTATATCCGCTCACGACTGCGTCGCCGACTAAGATTGCGGCGTTGCTCGATAATCtgacgcgcgtcgtgcatCCCTCGATTCCCGTGGGCATGCTCCCTCCCCAGTTTCAGCACTCGGCGCCGAATCGCCGGGGGAGCACACACGATATGTACGCCTACCGCGTGCTCCAGCTCAAGCCGGGACGCACGGGCCTCGGAGGCCCGAGCGATTTCGGGATGGAGCACGGCCAGGAagacgacggcgaggcgtacgGCGCCGAAAAGATTATGCGTGTCAttcgcgagctcggcgcgagcgaTGTATTGGTTGTCGTCAGCCGCTGGTACGGCGGGCAGCTGCTGGGTCCGGCGCGCTTCGATCACATTACCAACGTCGCACGGGCCGCCTTGCAGCACTACCTCCAAGACGAGACGGTGCGTGagaagcgcacgcagctccaggcgctcgaccggcgccttgcgcgggcgcggcatCCCGACCAGGAACCCCCGCCCCCGGATCCCTACGCTGATCTGACGTTGgatcgtgccgagcgactTTTGCTCGCACGCACCAAAGCGCTTcaggtgctgcagcgcaaagcGGCAGAAGCGAGTCAACAAAGTACATAA
- a CDS encoding uncharacterized protein (BUSCO:EOG09264XUV) translates to MDRIKEKLNSLRVEADTALERAETAEQKNKELEQDNLSKEQEIASLQHKLSILEGDLESAESKLSEAKVGKEEGESHKSNVDILQRRIDMLEEQLDAAEKNLKETTEHRLRQTDVRAEQLERQIQGAEQERDQWEQKYEEAQEKYQESKRELDEVVQQMESL, encoded by the exons ATG GATCGTATTAAGGAGAAGCTGAACTCGCTCCGCGTGGAGGCCGACACTGCTCttgagcgtgccgagacTGCCGAGCAGAAGaacaaggagctcgagcaggacaATCTGTCCAAGGAGCAGGAGATTGCGAGCCTGCAGCACAAGCTTTCGATCCTCGAGGGCGACCTTGAGTCTGCCGAGTCGAAGCTGTccgaggccaaggtcgGCAAGGAGGAGGGCGAGAGCCACAAGTCCAACGTGGACATCCTTCAGCGCCGTATCGACATGCTggaggagcagctcgacgccgccgagaagAACCTCAAGGAGACCACCGAGCA CAGGCTCCGCCAGACCgacgtgcgtgccgagcagctcgagcgccagatccagggtgccgagcaggagcgcgaccAATGGGAGCAGAAGTACGAAGAGGCCCAGGAGAAGTACCAGGAGTCGAAGAgggagctcgacgaggtggtgCAGCAGATGGAGAGCCTCTAA
- a CDS encoding uncharacterized protein (EggNog:ENOG503P72Q; COG:S) — MYLYSSVACFVLLCVLIVAYWQRERIVSLLSPSSQESLRTGLARISPRWLGSYAPLQVFDWNTAANVGLSSSLFDIEANIRDGDSRAGLDEAGMQEVHQMMQQQGITFDEARLRRHRALLKKNNIDPQTGLPLDSKAITRL; from the exons ATGTATCTGTACTCGTCGGTAGCGTGCTTTGTGTTGCTCTGCGTCCTAATTG TGGCGTACTGGCAGCGTGAGCGCATCGTCTCGCTCTTGTCCCCGTCGTCGCAAgagtcgctgcgcacgggGCTAGCGCGGATCTCGCCGCGGTGGCTCGGCTCCTATGCCCCCCTCCAAGTGTTTGACTGGAACACGGCGGCAAATGTGGGGCTCTCGAGCTCGCTCTTTGATATCGAGGCCAACatccgcgacggcgactcgcgcgccggcctcgacgaAGCAGGGATGCAAGAGGTGCACCAGATGATGCAGCAGCAAGGCATT ACGtttgacgaggcgcgcttgcggcggcaccgtgcgctgctgaaAAAGAACAACATCGACCCCCAGACCGGCTTGCCCCTCGACTCCAAGGCAATTACGCGACTCTAG
- a CDS encoding uncharacterized protein (EggNog:ENOG503PAZE; COG:T) — protein sequence MLLGAANIANLFQSQAASPTPQVPPVPPVPGTGPSEERRPSHDDIQVTRTLGHRHATRSRTRTRSRVHLRGAYERGTHAPAGWSRYSPEEHPLAPHNLAKRGYHTFTCLRVPFHVNKRYTFVRELGVGAYGCVALAHDSETDQEVAIKKVANVFGREVLTRRALREVATLECLVGCSNVTELLEFDTSFVEFSEIYLVLRASDADLSQIIRSNQTLTEAHIKYFMVQLLRAIHYMHSIHILHRDLKPGNLLVNADCTLRVCDFGMARAFACQPCEHSAISKVKDHQGCRLSDSTGTPDSAGSQNSDTTLDVRNEYAGQSSPRTLEINGSRPPSPYGASSRQVSSRFPSPSVTEDEDPMLKQIDTSGPIQFPGGPLTEYVATRWYRAPEVMLCFRGGYGPAMDMWSVGCIFAELLGGKPLFPGKDYMDQLALIRNVLGSPSSQVIEKIGSQKAKEHMESLPPCEKQSWSSLFPDAPEPAIDLLSRILHWDPSKRISAGEALAHPWLKRYRQASFSVKFPEPFSRFHDVELIRTPGEFKEALEHESALIRETQAARKAESDKLAESAMSEDEQKSPGRSDQEMTHPPFATSASPKHEWGAHTRPSSSQSGSTYEPSLGMQPYDWTPPSSFDSEPGMPVYLDHTESAAKHVQAPPFSDHQPTERVRSEHIVTPPEETPDQKKVQRKKSSEFSILNRARALMSWT from the coding sequence ATGTTGTTAGGGGCGGCTAACATCGCCAACCTGTTCCAGTCACAGGCGGCATCGCCTACGCCACAGGTACCCCCGGTACCCCCGGTACCGGGAACGGGTCCCTCGGAGGAGCGGAGACCCTCGCATGACGATATCCAAGTGACCCGGACGTTGGGCCACCGCCACGCCactcgctcgcgcacgcgcacccGCTCGCGCGTTCACCTGCGTGGCGCGTACGAACGCGGAACACATGCACCAGCAGGTTGGTCGCGCTACTCCCCCGAGGAGCACCCTCTTGCGCCACACAACCTCGCAAAGCGTGGCTACCACACATTTACGTGTCTCCGCGTGCCTTTTCATGTGAACAAGCGCTACACCTttgtgcgcgagctcggtgtGGGTGCCTACGGGTGTGTGGCGCTCGCACACGACTCCGAGACCGACCAAGAAGTGGCGATCAAGAAAGTCGCTAATGTGTTTGGTCGCGAAGTGCTCACACGTCGTGCACTGCGTGAGGTGGCGACGCTGGAGTGCTTGGTCGGATGCTCGAATGTCACGGAACTCCTCGAGTTTGATACGAGCTTTGTTGAGTTTTCCGAGATCTATCTTGtgctgcgcgccagcgATGCCGATCTTTCTCAAATTATTCGGTCGAACCAGACGCTGACGGAGGCGCACATTAAGTATTTTATGGTACAGCTTCTTCGTGCCATCCACTACATGCACAGCATTCACATCCTTCACCGCGATCTCAAGCCGGGCAACCTGCTCGTGAACGCGGACTGTACGTTGCGCGTGTGTGACTTTGGCATGGCGCGTGCCTTTGCGTGCCAGCCCTGCGAGCACAGCGCGATCAGCAAGGTCAAGGACCACCAAGGCTGCCGCCTTTCCGACTCGACCGGGACGCCCGATAGCGCTGGGTCGCAGAACTCTGATACCAccctcgacgtgcgcaatGAGTATGCAGGACAATCCTcgccacgcacgctcgaAATTAATGGAAGTCGTCCGCCGTCGCCGTACGGTGCGTCTTCGCGTCAAGTCTCGTCGCGTTTCCCGTCGCCCAGCGTcaccgaggacgaggatcCGATGCTCAAGCAGATTGACACGTCGGGCCCGATCCAGTTCCCAGGTGGACCGCTGACCGAGTACGTTGCCACACGTTGGTACCGTGCCCCTGAGGTCATGCTTTGCTTCCGTGGCGGCTATGGCCCTGCTATGGACATGTGGAGCGTCGGATGCAtctttgccgagctgctcggtgGCAAACCGCTGTTTCCCGGCAAGGACTACATGGATCAGCTCGCATTGATCCGCAACGTGCTTGGATCGCCCTCCTCGCAGGTTATCGAGAAGATCGGCTCGCAGAAGGCGAAAGAGCACATGGAATCGCTTCCGCCTTGCGAGAAACAGTCCTGGTCGTCGCTCTTCCCCGACGCGCCTGAGCCGGCCATTGATCTTCTCTCGCGCATCCTGCACTGGGACCCCAGCAAGCGCATCAGCGCTGGCGAGGCCCTGGCACATCCATGGCTCAAGCGTTACCGCCAGGCGTCGTTCTCGGTCAAGTTCCCCGAGCCCTTTAGCCGCTTCCACGATGTGGAGCTGATCCGCACGCCCGGCGAGTTTAAAGAGGCTCTGGAGCACGAGAGCGCCCTGATCCGTGAGACGCAAGCtgcgcgcaaggccgagtcgGACAAGCTTGCCGAGTCGGCTATGTCGGAAGACGAGCAGAAATCCCCTGGCCGATCCGACCAGGAGATGACCCACCCACCTTTTGCCACAAGCGCTTCCCCGAAGCACGAGTGGGGTGCGCATACGCGTCCCAGCAGCTCGCAGAGTGGAAGCACTTATGAGCCCAGTCTGGGCATGCAGCCATATGACTGGACGCCACCTTCGTCCTTTGACTCAGAGCCCGGGATGCCAGTGTACCTGGACCATACCGAGTCAGCGGCCAAGCATGTACAGGCGCCGCCTTTCTCCGATCACCAGCCCACGGAGCGTGTCAGGAGCGAACATATTGTAACCCCTCCGGAAGAGACACCGGATCAGAAAAAGGTCCAACGGAAGAAGTCGAGCGAGTTTTCTATCCTCAACCGAGCCCGTGCGTTGATGAGCTGGACATAG
- a CDS encoding uncharacterized protein (EggNog:ENOG503PFNJ; COG:S) — protein MSHETPPGGKSKRQAHAERQRALGWKNMLSMRLQYALFKIENGWTRQSLSEVENLYYRRQRNAPKTPQDRKAHEARVGAMGGLNSSPSVERGQENAESATYADFWSRLGTAKGSPSQAPEPGHAPTQNIPGARPAQAQSVPAKREPPAWESEGGAARTAPPAPSHGHLFEASTSNDHAAAHPVRASPTAAPSHPVRPSPAAADGAHAAAHTPHYRHDDTTLEPNNNAPDAAHTAKRARVDMPS, from the coding sequence ATGTCCCACGAGACGCCGCCGGGGGGGAAGTCCAagcgccaggcgcacgccgagcgccagcgtgcgctgggcTGGAAAAACATGCTGTCTATGCGGCTGCAGTACGCGCTATTCAAGATCGAAAACGGGTGGACGCGGCAGTCGCTGTCCGAGGTCGAAAATTTGTACTATCGGCGCCAGCGCAATGCGCCCAAGACGCCCCAGGACCGCAAGGCGCACGAAGCACGGGTGGGTGCGATGGGCGGCCTGAATtcctcgccgtcggtggAGCGGGGGCAGGAAAATGCCGAATCGGCAACGTACGCCGACTTTTGGAGCCGCCTGGGCACCGCCAAGggctcgccgagccaggCGCCTGAGCCGGGGCATGCGCCTACGCAGAATATAcccggcgcacgcccggctCAGGCACAGAGCGTGCCGGCCaagcgcgagccgccggcgtGGGAGAGCGAGGGGGGGGCGGCACGGACGGCGCCacccgcgccgagccacgGACACCTCTTTGAAGCCAGCACATCCAACGaccacgcagcagcgcacccAGTacgtgcgtcgccgacggcggcgccaTCGCACCCAGTACGCCCGTCGCCCGCtgcggccgacggcgcccatgccgcggcgcacacgccgcaCTACCGACACGACGATACCACCCTGGAGCCGAATAACAACGCCccagacgcggcgcacacggccaaacgcgcgcgcgtcgacatGCCCTCGTGA
- a CDS encoding uncharacterized protein (COG:S; EggNog:ENOG503Q45S), translating to MAAAPAVRALQHAALLDELPPSDTLNALLARHVPSYKRTRSEALPRGSAAPAEAAAEAIHADHWRRVAVVAAECIQAEKGEVNEADLEHLLAWWHLRWTALWKLRLFTLVQKEMTGVWHVLDASIDGDGQPLTVQLPFALTVLYAQAYFACGQQRRGIEMLWARYAHCQRAAAHDSAVWNGRRVRVGLLLASALAEIEAYDAAASVADALSERLPRPLVESDALTALTLARIYIQMGCLASADELVAAASHAPKNAYDGHAALARLVREPHTHVLDAYADDADQSLANAAAVDAFYRGDLDQGTAFLEKYMQAHPTTFAMARGLGGNLVTLHTMGPHNGAHDRQRIIRHVVEAAGDDPTAVDSRMA from the exons atggccgccgctccggccgtgcgcgcactgcagcatgcggcgctcttGGACGAGTTGCCGCCG TCGGATACATTgaatgcgctcctcgcacGCCATGTGCCGAGCTACAAACGGACGCGAAGCGAGGCGCTCCCACGGGGatccgcggcgccggcggaggcggcggccgaggcgatccaCGCGGACCActggcgccgcgtcgcggtggTGGCTGCCGAGTGCATCCAGGCGGAGAAAGGCGAAGTGAACGAAGCGGATCTCGAACACCTCTTGGCATGGTGGCACCTGCGCTGGACGGCGCTGTGGAAACTGCGCCTCTTTACGCTCGTGCAGAAGGAGATGACGGGCGTGTGGCatgtgctcgacgcgtcgatcgACGGCGACGGGCAGCCGCTGACGGTGCAGCTGCCGTTTGCACTGACGGTGCTCTACGCGCAAGCCTATTTTGCCTGCGGCCAGCAGCGGCGGGGCATCGAGATGCTCTGGGCGCGGTACGCACACtgccagcgcgccgctgcgcacgacaGCGCAGTGTGGAACGGGCGCAGAGTCCGTGTCGGCCTCCTTCTTGCGTCGGCactcgccgagatcgaggcatacgacgcggccgcatcggtcgccgacgcgctgtcTGAGCGCCTCCCCCGCCCGCTGGTggagagcgacgcgctgacAGCGCTGACCCTCGCACGTATCTATATACAGATGGGCTGCCTCGCGtccgccgacgagctcgtcgccgcggcgtcccACGCGCCGAAAAACGCGTACGACggccacgcggcgctcgcgcgcctcgtgcgtgAGCCGCATACccacgtcctcgacgcgtacgcggacgacgccgaccagTCGCTTGCCAATGCGGCCGCAGTCGACGCATTCTATCGCGGCGACCTCGACCAAGGGACGGCGTTCCTCGAAAAGTATATGCAGGCGCATCCTACGACGTTTGCTATGGCGCGGGGTCTCGGCGGCAACCTTGTCACGCTCCATACCATGGGACCTCACAA cggcgcacacgaCCGCCAGCGCATTATCCGccacgtcgtcgaggccgccggcgacgatCCGACCGCCGTCGACAGCCGCATGGCGTAA
- a CDS encoding uncharacterized protein (EggNog:ENOG503NWCQ; TransMembrane:1 (o304-323i); COG:K), with protein MYPREVSRRLIEVYLDTINLYRHPIPSNLVWEAFDKFYGKGGVVDAEHITQFGLLAAICSIATLYVAVSRPELIPELSKNGAYDELEASKHLCNASQIACFTAQNMCKEDIYTVLTFTLLSRLHFVRGRIELAWNATVNSVRVAFALGIHRDGESLGLDPETTERRRIVWSLVYPMERINSLGFGRPMIISDAFCDTRPPQLSASEVEVPEPLRPLFANVRPPNVLLINNLRSRLAYFIGDLAFEVQNVNKVVSYSRILQIHVAFNHFVMDELPFYFRIRLGNDELVQNTHCDNFYPHIKVQRYQLWLDFNFFILSLHCPYLVRYNARSREKYETSYEACLEAVKLNLALRRELLYDDSLPQRYRDSMAGFRWFNTVVVAGFILLKGPTQSDAALLTQ; from the exons ATGTACCCCCGGGAggtgtcgaggcgcttgatTGAAGTGTATCTCGACACCATCAACTTGTATCGTCATCCGATCCCGTCGAACTTGGTGTGGGAGGCGTTTGATAAGTTCTACGGGAAAGGGGGCGTGGTCGATGCGGAGCATATTACCCAATTCGGTCTGCTGGCAGCCATCTGTTCGATCGCTACGCTGTATGTCGCGGTTTCTCGGCCCGAGCTGATTCCGGAGCTGTCCAAGAATGGAGCgtacgacgagctcgaagCTTCGAAGCATCTGTGCAATGCCTCGCAGATTGCATGCTTCACAGCGCAAAACATGTGCAAAGAGGATATATACACCGTCCTCACGTTTACGCTCCTCTCGCGTCTGCACTTTGTGCGCGGCCGGATTGAGCTTGCGTGGAATGCGACGGTGAACTCGGTGCGTGTTGCATTCGCACTCGGGATCCACCGCGATGGCGAGTCGCTTGGCCTGGACCCCGAAACGaccgagcgtcgccggaTTGTGTGGTCGTTGGTGTATCCTATGGAACGCATTAATTCGCTCGGCTTCGGCCGTCCGATGATCATCAGCGATGCCTTCTGTGACACCCGCCCTCCGCAGCTGAGCGCAAGCGAAGTTGAAGTGCCAGAGCCTCTGCGACCGTTGTTTGCCAACGTGCGCCCTCCTAATGTGCTCTTGATCAACAATCTCCGCAGCCGCCTCGCCTACTTTATTGGTGATTTGGCGTTCGAGGTGCAGAACGTCAACAAGGTGGTGTCCTATTCGCGCATTCTGCAGATTCACGTGGCCTTTAATCACTTTGTGATGGACGAGCTGCCCTTCTACTTCCGAATCCGACTTGGCaacgacgagctcgtccagAACACACACTGCGACAACTTCTATCCGCACATTAAGGTCCAACGCTACCAGCTCTGGCTCGACTTTAACTTCTTTATTCTGTCACTGCACTGTCCCTACTTGGTACGCTACAACGCTCGTTCGCGCGAAAAGTATGAAACGTCCTACGAAGCATgtctcgaggcggtgaAGCTCAACCTTGCTCTCCGCCGCGAACTCCTTTACGATGACTCACTGCCCCAACGCTATCGCGACAGTATGGCCGGCTTCCGCTGGTTCAACACGGTTGTCGTTGCGGGTTTTATTCTGCTCAAAGGGCCCACGCAgagcgatgcggcgctcctgaCGCA ATGA
- a CDS encoding uncharacterized protein (TransMembrane:3 (n12-22c34/35o50-69i98-117o123-139i); EggNog:ENOG503Q1BU), whose protein sequence is MSMSMLFPRVRLGAQTTLRSVAPARLSVRPAVRAYRTQAATMPVQSGRFIASAGLMAGTSALLAGAYTWSMQPVACEARIQNPPLPEPKTKEEAKSIVNLYELSFGTVCGLCAGIFIKKGLKLVAILLGGTYVLLQYLASRSFIKVNWSSIESVYNSSLNGLAGPADAASGKAQNYPLVRIWRRTVNFLTADFQQRATFIAGLVLGLRLG, encoded by the coding sequence ATGTCGATGTCGATGCTCTTCCcccgcgtgcgcctggGTGCGCAGACTACGCTGCGCAGTgtcgcgcctgcgcgtcTGAGCGTGCGCCCCGCTGTTCGTGCGTACCGCACGCAGGCGGCTACCATGCCTGTGCAGAGTGGCCGCTTCATTGCGTCGGCTGGCCTCATGGccggcacctcggcgctgctggccggTGCGTACACCTGGAGCATGCAGCCCGTTGCGTGCGAGGCACGTATCCAGAACCCGCCTCTGCCTGAGCCAAAGACCAAGGAGGAGGCCAAGAGCATCGTGAACCTGTACGAGCTCTCGTTTGGCACCGTGTGCGGCCTGTGCGCCGGTATCTTTATCAAGAAGGGTCTGAAGCTTGTCGCGATTCTGCTGGGTGGTACCTATGTACTTCTGCAGTAcctcgcctcgcgcagctttATCAAGGTGAACTGGTCGAGCATCGAGTCGGTGTACAACTCGTCGCTGAACGGCCTCGCGGGACCCGCCGATGCAGCCAGCGGCAAGGCGCAAAACTACCCCCTGGTGCGCATCTGGCGCCGCACGGTCAACTTCCTCACGGCCGACttccagcagcgcgcgacgtTCATCGCCGGTCTCGTCCTGGGTCTCCGCCTGGGATAA